The Calditerrivibrio nitroreducens DSM 19672 genome window below encodes:
- the htpG gene encoding molecular chaperone HtpG gives MERFEFKAEVKELLNLVINSLYSHKEIFLRELISNASDAIDKARYLSLTNTELNLAGTEWKIQIVPDKDAKTLKVIDNGVGMNREEAINNLGTIAKSGTKDFIETLKKAKETGDINLIGQFGVGFYSAFMVAEKIEVISKKIGEEKAIKWRSTANGSFEIEDAEKEGYGTTVILYIKEEDKEFLDEWRIKQIVKKYSDYIGYPIVLSTTKDGKVKEETLNSMQAIWLKSKSEIKPEEYNEFYKHISHDFNDPLETIHYKVEGTNEFTALLFIPSKKPFDIYYKSPKFGPALYVNKVQIMDACEDLVPPYLRFVKGVVDSSDLPLNVSREMLQNNRQVANINKNITKKVLDTLKGMKKNDPEKYKKFFVEFGNVLKEGIHTDFERREEIASLMIFNTLNNRDKMIDLDTYVENFKDGQEEIYYIVGRSVEELINSPQLEYFKTKGIDVILFTGEFDEIIIGGLFEYKGKKLKSVTKGDIKIKDDDVKDIKEKEESYRPLLDRIKEDLKEDLQDVKASARLTDSLCCLVMDENAMDESMRRLFESMGQEVPKSKKILELNLNHPVMKKLKDLYDIDPKSSKIKEIANMIFDIALISDGEKPKDPSAFSRKIADLMMNLI, from the coding sequence ATGGAAAGATTTGAATTTAAAGCTGAGGTAAAAGAGCTATTAAATCTTGTTATCAATTCACTCTATTCCCACAAAGAGATCTTTTTAAGGGAGCTTATATCCAATGCTTCTGATGCTATCGATAAGGCAAGATATCTAAGCCTTACAAATACCGAACTAAATCTTGCGGGAACAGAATGGAAGATACAGATAGTGCCCGACAAGGATGCAAAAACTTTAAAGGTTATAGACAATGGTGTGGGGATGAACCGGGAAGAAGCTATAAACAATCTTGGCACCATTGCAAAGTCGGGGACAAAAGATTTTATTGAGACATTGAAAAAGGCTAAGGAAACTGGCGATATAAATCTGATAGGGCAATTTGGCGTTGGCTTCTATTCAGCTTTTATGGTAGCAGAGAAAATAGAGGTGATATCCAAAAAGATTGGGGAGGAAAAAGCTATTAAATGGCGATCGACGGCAAACGGAAGCTTTGAAATTGAAGATGCTGAAAAGGAAGGTTATGGTACTACGGTGATTTTGTATATTAAAGAAGAAGATAAAGAGTTTTTGGATGAATGGCGGATTAAACAAATAGTTAAAAAATACTCAGATTATATTGGCTATCCGATTGTTCTTTCAACTACGAAAGATGGAAAAGTTAAGGAGGAAACCCTAAATTCGATGCAGGCGATATGGTTAAAATCAAAATCTGAAATAAAGCCTGAAGAGTACAATGAATTTTACAAGCATATATCACATGATTTTAATGATCCACTCGAAACGATCCATTACAAAGTGGAAGGTACAAATGAATTTACAGCACTTCTGTTTATCCCATCCAAGAAACCTTTTGATATATATTACAAAAGTCCGAAATTTGGGCCTGCTCTTTATGTGAATAAGGTTCAAATTATGGATGCCTGTGAAGATCTGGTTCCACCTTATCTCAGATTTGTCAAAGGGGTAGTGGATTCTTCTGATCTACCTCTGAACGTTTCCCGAGAGATGCTTCAAAACAATAGGCAGGTTGCTAACATAAATAAAAATATCACGAAAAAAGTTTTAGATACCCTCAAGGGGATGAAGAAAAATGATCCGGAAAAATACAAAAAGTTTTTTGTTGAGTTTGGGAATGTGTTAAAAGAGGGGATCCATACAGATTTTGAAAGAAGGGAAGAGATTGCATCACTTATGATATTCAACACACTAAACAATAGGGATAAGATGATAGATCTTGATACCTATGTGGAAAATTTCAAAGATGGTCAGGAGGAGATCTATTATATCGTGGGGCGTTCAGTGGAGGAGCTTATTAATTCTCCTCAACTTGAGTATTTTAAAACAAAAGGGATAGATGTCATCCTGTTTACAGGGGAATTTGACGAAATTATCATCGGTGGACTTTTTGAATATAAAGGTAAAAAGTTAAAATCTGTCACAAAGGGGGATATAAAGATCAAGGATGACGATGTGAAGGATATCAAGGAGAAAGAAGAGAGCTATAGACCTCTTCTGGACAGGATAAAAGAAGATCTGAAAGAAGATCTGCAGGATGTAAAAGCAAGTGCAAGATTGACAGATTCCCTCTGCTGTCTCGTGATGGACGAAAACGCAATGGATGAGTCGATGAGAAGATTGTTTGAGTCTATGGGGCAGGAGGTGCCAAAGTCGAAAAAGATTCTGGAATTGAATCTCAATCATCCGGTGATGAAAAAGCTCAAAGATCTCTACGATATCGATCCAAAAAGCTCAAAAATAAAAGAAATTGCAAATATGATATTTGATATAGCGCTGATTTCCGATGGAGAAAAACCGAAAGATCCGTCAGCTTTTTCCAGAAAAATAGCGGATCTGATGATGAATTTAATCTAA
- a CDS encoding glycosyltransferase family 2 protein produces the protein MSKVALLTLNWNNWEDSKNFLDSVFFLDYKNYDIIFIDNGSNDNSVDNLISFLTNKNLDYKIIDENNTIENISENSQFYIIKNDENLGYTGGFNKGLEFILNNVKNYKFIWILNNDTVLNKSSLGNLVKCYYEAINKNIKVGALGTKILYPNGELQMLGGCTLYPIIGNSIFRKKDNERLDYISGASLFMPVDVVRYVGLFDERFFLYWDDADYGIRIQKKGYKIVYCSSCIIYHKEGGTAGRINKVNDYYWVRNGFLFTKKHYPYFLPFVFFSYFFKYTIVRKLKNLPFNFDAYVRGVKDFLTNKFGEIK, from the coding sequence ATGAGTAAAGTTGCACTTTTAACTTTAAATTGGAATAATTGGGAAGATAGTAAAAATTTTTTGGATAGTGTTTTTTTTCTTGATTATAAAAACTACGATATAATTTTTATTGATAACGGATCAAATGATAATTCTGTAGATAACTTGATTTCTTTCTTAACGAATAAAAATTTAGATTATAAAATAATAGATGAAAACAACACAATAGAAAATATAAGTGAAAACTCTCAATTTTATATAATAAAAAACGATGAAAATTTAGGTTATACTGGTGGATTTAATAAAGGATTAGAATTTATTTTAAACAACGTGAAAAATTATAAATTTATCTGGATATTAAACAACGATACAGTCCTTAATAAATCATCTTTGGGAAACTTGGTTAAATGTTATTATGAAGCCATAAACAAAAACATAAAAGTTGGAGCTTTAGGAACAAAAATATTGTATCCTAACGGAGAATTACAAATGCTTGGAGGATGTACTTTATACCCAATCATCGGAAATTCAATATTTAGAAAAAAAGATAACGAAAGATTGGATTACATATCAGGTGCATCTTTGTTTATGCCTGTAGATGTTGTAAGATATGTTGGTCTTTTTGATGAAAGATTTTTTCTTTATTGGGACGATGCTGATTACGGTATAAGAATACAAAAGAAGGGATATAAGATTGTTTATTGTAGTAGTTGCATAATCTATCATAAAGAAGGAGGCACAGCAGGAAGAATAAATAAAGTAAACGACTATTATTGGGTTAGAAATGGATTTTTATTTACAAAAAAACATTATCCATATTTTCTACCATTTGTGTTTTTTTCCTATTTTTTTAAATACACGATTGTTCGCAAATTAAAAAATCTACCGTTTAATTTTGATGCTTATGTTAGAGGAGTAAAAGATTTTTTGACTAATAAATTTGGTGAAATAAAGTGA
- a CDS encoding glycosyltransferase family 4 protein, whose amino-acid sequence MKILHLIYDHINNPWVGGGGAVRCFEINKRLVEKGHNITIISGKYQGAKDYAEGNLKFKFLGTDKSYKLSVFSYAFESIKYLKNHAKDYDIVVEDFAPWNPVFSFLFHKKTVLQLHQREELQILKRYGFFGLPFYLIEKFYPRIYKNIICVSEISLNKFKLNGKIIPNGVDEKHIEKDINIGNYIGFIGRIDIFHKGLDLLLEALEDIKFPLKIAGKGKDEIKLKNLITEKGLNNNVEILGFLTGQEKLNFIKNAKFIVMPSRFEGQSIVTLEVASMGKPLIVSDIPELSYVIENGFGLSFKSENPEDLKDKMKTLWENEEMILQMGKKALEYAKNLTWDKLALDYEEILLSLTGTTN is encoded by the coding sequence GTGAAAATACTTCATCTTATCTACGATCATATAAATAATCCCTGGGTTGGTGGTGGTGGAGCTGTAAGGTGTTTTGAAATTAACAAGAGATTAGTAGAAAAAGGTCATAATATAACGATAATATCAGGTAAATATCAAGGTGCTAAGGATTATGCGGAAGGAAATTTAAAGTTTAAATTTTTAGGAACTGACAAGAGTTATAAATTGAGTGTTTTTTCTTATGCATTTGAATCGATTAAGTATCTAAAAAATCATGCTAAAGATTATGATATTGTAGTTGAGGATTTTGCTCCCTGGAACCCAGTTTTTTCTTTCTTATTCCATAAAAAAACAGTACTACAATTGCATCAAAGAGAAGAATTACAGATTTTAAAAAGATATGGCTTTTTTGGTTTGCCTTTCTATTTAATAGAAAAGTTTTATCCTCGTATTTACAAAAATATTATTTGTGTTTCTGAAATTTCTCTTAACAAGTTTAAATTAAATGGTAAAATTATCCCGAATGGAGTGGATGAAAAACACATAGAAAAAGACATAAATATAGGTAATTATATTGGATTCATTGGAAGAATAGATATATTCCACAAGGGATTAGATTTACTTTTAGAAGCCCTCGAAGACATAAAATTTCCTCTTAAAATAGCAGGTAAAGGAAAAGATGAAATAAAACTTAAAAATTTAATAACTGAAAAAGGATTAAATAATAATGTTGAAATTCTCGGATTTCTAACCGGTCAAGAAAAGTTAAATTTTATAAAAAATGCAAAATTCATAGTCATGCCTTCAAGGTTTGAAGGACAGAGTATCGTTACTTTGGAAGTTGCTTCCATGGGGAAACCTCTTATTGTAAGTGATATCCCGGAGCTGTCTTATGTTATAGAAAATGGTTTTGGGTTAAGTTTTAAAAGTGAAAATCCAGAAGATTTAAAAGATAAGATGAAAACCTTGTGGGAGAACGAAGAGATGATTTTACAGATGGGTAAAAAAGCATTAGAATACGCAAAAAATTTAACATGGGATAAATTAGCCTTGGACTACGAAGAAATCTTACTTAGTTTAACTGGCACAACTAATTGA
- a CDS encoding glycosyltransferase family 9 protein, translated as MKVLITPLFGLGDTLMFTPALEILKMNRPDWTIDVFTFKRSNYEILIDNPYIDNLIFEPMLTWNKLKVIGYMLKSLRGKYDVVINFYPSNRKDYNIFAFLTGARYRLGHRYLYMNFKEWNFLKNLTIDESTQMHCVEQNIRLLELLGINNNMNEIPDMKVYLSDEEVEKGEIYLKQWDSIKIGLHTGTSRFKNHINRRWPKEYFLEIVNYFKEVKFLLFGTDEEKEENEYILKNNKNDNVILVENKTIREVAAIVKNLDLFISNDSGLMHLSAAVGTKTFGIFGPTNPIWVKPWGDRNTFFKLDLPCSPCFVYSPKPLNCKIDDRFKCLKELKPDIIIKKIKEVL; from the coding sequence ATGAAGGTTCTCATAACGCCATTATTTGGATTAGGTGATACACTTATGTTTACTCCAGCCCTTGAGATTTTAAAAATGAATAGACCTGATTGGACTATTGATGTTTTTACTTTCAAGAGATCAAATTACGAAATCTTAATCGATAATCCCTATATAGATAATTTAATTTTTGAACCGATGCTGACATGGAATAAATTGAAAGTGATAGGATATATGTTGAAATCTCTAAGAGGAAAATATGATGTCGTAATCAATTTTTATCCTTCAAATAGAAAAGATTACAATATTTTTGCATTTTTAACTGGTGCCAGATATAGATTGGGGCATAGGTATCTGTATATGAATTTTAAAGAATGGAACTTTTTAAAAAATCTTACCATCGACGAAAGCACTCAAATGCATTGCGTAGAGCAAAATATCAGACTATTGGAATTGCTTGGTATAAATAATAACATGAATGAAATTCCAGATATGAAAGTATACCTTTCTGATGAAGAGGTAGAAAAAGGGGAGATATATCTAAAACAGTGGGATTCAATAAAAATAGGTCTGCATACAGGGACAAGTAGATTTAAAAATCATATTAACAGAAGGTGGCCAAAAGAATATTTTCTCGAGATCGTTAATTATTTTAAAGAGGTAAAATTTTTACTCTTTGGGACGGATGAAGAAAAAGAAGAAAATGAGTATATCTTAAAAAATAATAAAAATGATAATGTCATTTTGGTTGAAAACAAAACTATTAGAGAAGTGGCAGCCATTGTAAAAAACCTCGATCTTTTTATCTCTAATGATTCTGGTTTGATGCATCTTTCTGCAGCTGTGGGGACTAAAACCTTTGGAATTTTCGGCCCTACGAATCCAATATGGGTTAAGCCCTGGGGTGATAGGAATACGTTTTTTAAGTTGGATTTACCCTGTTCCCCTTGTTTTGTTTATTCACCAAAGCCTTTAAACTGTAAAATTGATGATAGATTTAAGTGTCTTAAAGAGTTAAAACCTGATATAATAATAAAAAAGATCAAGGAAGTATTATGA
- a CDS encoding protein O-mannosyl-transferase family, whose amino-acid sequence MVINNRLFTYLKEGILYSLFFLLFFSLQTKTLNTGDAGELVAASYGLGVAHPSGYPVYLMISKFFTFLPFGSITTKVALVSTISSTLLLVLSMNFLKQEGLNLTVRFFFCLLLMSCYSFFAQSLLAKFYPLNTLMIFAIFYLGYKSLHQHNVKYQHTIAFLFGISAGLHQTIYFMFLALLVPVIFHFKDFIKNLLFSFFLFLLGFSNVLYLMVRSWKDTLLNMSPSGNVEMLFYTLSRKAYDKSSSIDIAKSFFNFELQKIFYAIKNCITLLSREFHPYIFIFLISGFIYLAMKNRRSFWYFLSIYLAYSFFLVYHTFSLEKPGLDSWYISAHQYFLPIFLFTAIICSYGFELITSKLSINLSILKYLILCFPLIYLPQNFFVNNYDRNHVPYYKTIDHFFVKPIKSVVIYSGDNDVFQGWYLKNVEKFRDDLCLISAPVIKDKIWETNNGCNYKIYKDAYPEINYEDTSFNLNSLKGYMKKKRVYSSIPIEENDLLKEHLKSEYVLLDFMIFPKDINVDNDTKNWIAKQRYDYKDYIHYNICINHGTDDLFTKSLCKKYSTYLTYLAYDIGEKYQKNSISKVDLFFEGNLNKTLQINTNNENLVYLYRAYQINKLNDEKEFYLYSGF is encoded by the coding sequence ATGGTAATAAATAATAGACTTTTTACATATTTAAAAGAGGGAATTTTATATTCCCTCTTTTTTTTATTATTTTTTTCTCTTCAAACTAAAACGTTGAATACCGGAGATGCTGGGGAGCTTGTGGCAGCTTCTTATGGGTTGGGAGTTGCACACCCTTCAGGCTATCCTGTATATTTGATGATCTCTAAGTTTTTCACATTTTTACCATTTGGCAGTATTACCACAAAAGTTGCTCTGGTTTCTACAATCTCTTCCACACTTTTACTTGTTTTGAGTATGAATTTTTTAAAGCAGGAAGGTTTAAATCTTACAGTACGTTTTTTTTTCTGTCTTTTATTAATGTCATGCTACTCTTTTTTTGCTCAGTCGTTACTCGCAAAGTTTTATCCATTAAATACCCTAATGATATTTGCCATTTTTTATTTAGGTTATAAAAGTCTTCATCAGCATAATGTAAAATACCAGCACACTATTGCTTTTTTGTTTGGTATATCTGCTGGCTTACACCAGACTATCTATTTCATGTTTTTAGCACTACTTGTCCCCGTAATATTTCACTTTAAAGATTTTATTAAAAATCTTTTATTTTCTTTCTTCCTTTTTCTTCTTGGGTTTAGTAATGTTTTATATCTTATGGTAAGAAGCTGGAAGGATACTTTGCTTAATATGTCCCCATCAGGTAACGTTGAAATGCTTTTCTACACTCTATCTCGGAAAGCTTATGATAAATCATCCAGTATTGATATTGCTAAGTCGTTTTTTAATTTTGAGCTACAAAAGATTTTTTATGCGATAAAAAACTGTATTACGCTATTATCAAGAGAATTTCATCCGTATATATTTATTTTTCTTATATCCGGTTTTATTTATTTAGCAATGAAAAACAGACGGTCGTTCTGGTATTTTCTGTCAATTTATTTAGCCTACTCATTTTTTTTGGTTTATCACACTTTTTCATTAGAAAAACCTGGTCTTGATAGTTGGTATATTTCTGCTCATCAATATTTCTTACCTATTTTTTTATTTACCGCAATAATCTGCTCATATGGATTTGAACTTATTACTTCAAAACTTTCTATAAACCTATCAATATTGAAATATCTTATACTGTGTTTTCCTCTCATTTACTTGCCTCAGAATTTTTTTGTAAATAATTACGATAGAAATCACGTACCATACTATAAAACAATTGATCATTTTTTTGTGAAACCTATAAAGTCAGTCGTTATATACAGTGGTGACAATGACGTTTTTCAGGGTTGGTATCTTAAAAATGTTGAAAAATTTAGAGATGACTTATGCTTGATAAGTGCCCCTGTAATCAAAGATAAAATCTGGGAAACTAATAATGGCTGTAACTATAAAATTTATAAGGATGCATATCCAGAAATTAATTACGAAGATACTTCATTTAACCTTAATAGTCTCAAAGGATATATGAAGAAAAAAAGAGTATATTCCTCCATACCAATAGAAGAAAATGACTTATTAAAAGAGCATCTTAAGTCTGAATACGTGCTTTTGGACTTTATGATATTTCCAAAAGATATAAACGTCGATAATGACACAAAAAACTGGATAGCCAAACAGAGATACGATTACAAAGATTACATCCATTATAACATATGTATAAATCATGGAACAGATGACCTATTTACAAAATCATTATGCAAAAAATATTCCACTTATTTGACATATTTAGCCTATGACATTGGGGAAAAATATCAAAAAAATTCTATTTCAAAAGTCGATCTTTTTTTTGAAGGGAATTTAAATAAAACACTTCAAATAAATACAAACAATGAAAATTTAGTTTACCTTTATAGGGCCTATCAAATTAACAAATTGAATGATGAAAAAGAATTTTATCTTTACAGTGGGTTTTAA
- a CDS encoding lipopolysaccharide biosynthesis protein — translation MFKNLSYVSISFIYINLLGYLFHIIVSRQLGPVKYGEFIVYYSLILVGSNVAGILGNISVKKIIENPELKFETLRFFRIFNLIVGLIFFLLIIIFSGIISDFLNLTGSFYLYLVALAILLALIVTPEKSLIQADKNFKSLSIINSTELTMRFFFAIILIFSGYEISGAILSTPFALLMVFFVLLYLNDHVFGKINPIHLKTIIITILYISPMSIVIYFDSIFVTRVFSYENAGIYGSFSVLGKTALYFCLTLFNVFFPEFLLLKDSKKMYKIIRLANILTFSIYIVIIIVVILVGKPIYEFLFGYQYISGFQYLVPYLIALIPLTLNSYNIGLLTVLEKYLPLIYFYLISYLAGFIILDLSKIIVYIGYIFLINFVFYLVFLIALFLSKKNHSI, via the coding sequence ATGTTTAAAAATTTATCCTACGTATCTATTTCTTTTATTTACATTAATTTATTGGGGTATCTGTTTCACATAATTGTCAGTCGCCAGCTTGGACCTGTCAAATATGGGGAGTTTATTGTTTATTACTCACTAATACTCGTTGGATCAAATGTGGCTGGAATACTTGGTAATATTTCAGTGAAAAAAATAATCGAGAATCCTGAATTAAAATTTGAAACCCTGAGATTTTTTAGAATATTTAATCTAATTGTTGGGTTGATATTCTTTTTGTTAATAATAATCTTTTCAGGTATTATTTCGGATTTTTTGAATCTGACAGGTAGCTTTTATCTCTACCTGGTTGCTTTAGCAATACTACTTGCTCTAATTGTAACTCCAGAAAAGAGTTTAATACAGGCGGATAAAAATTTTAAGTCTCTCTCAATAATAAATTCTACAGAATTAACAATGCGGTTTTTTTTTGCAATTATTTTGATTTTTTCAGGATATGAGATTTCTGGAGCCATATTATCGACACCTTTTGCTTTATTAATGGTTTTTTTTGTATTATTATATCTAAACGATCATGTCTTTGGTAAAATAAATCCCATACATTTGAAAACAATCATTATAACAATACTATATATCTCCCCCATGAGCATTGTTATATACTTCGATTCTATTTTTGTAACAAGAGTTTTTAGTTACGAAAATGCTGGTATTTATGGGTCCTTTTCTGTATTGGGGAAAACAGCGCTTTACTTTTGTTTGACTTTATTCAATGTTTTCTTCCCGGAATTTCTTTTGTTGAAGGATAGTAAAAAAATGTATAAAATAATTCGTCTTGCGAATATTCTAACGTTTTCTATTTATATTGTCATTATAATTGTAGTAATTTTAGTAGGCAAGCCTATTTATGAATTTTTATTCGGTTATCAATATATAAGTGGTTTTCAATATCTGGTGCCATATCTGATAGCATTAATCCCTTTAACCTTGAACAGCTACAATATTGGTTTACTCACAGTATTAGAAAAATATCTACCACTCATATATTTTTACTTAATTTCATATTTAGCTGGATTTATTATTTTAGACTTAAGCAAAATAATTGTGTATATTGGATATATCTTTTTGATAAATTTCGTTTTTTATTTAGTATTTTTAATTGCGCTTTTTCTGTCTAAAAAGAATCATTCTATTTAA
- a CDS encoding polyprenol monophosphomannose synthase, translating to MRGIVLLPTYNEKDNIMKILNKLLVYDYLDILVIDDNSPDGTADIVKDLMQIEKRVFLMEREKKLGLGTAYVSGFKWGLEKGYDIFFEIDADLSHDPNEIPNFISKIKEGYDLVVGSRYVHGTISVVGWDFKRLLLSKFANWYATTILGVKYLTDITSGFRAYTKNALEKIDLANIKSNGYAFQIEMVYKLHKLGCKITEIPIIFYERGAGSSKMSRKIAFEAAIMVWRLKFGRN from the coding sequence ATGAGGGGAATTGTTTTATTACCAACGTATAACGAAAAAGATAATATAATGAAGATTTTAAACAAGTTGCTTGTTTATGACTATCTGGATATTTTAGTAATTGATGATAACTCGCCTGATGGTACAGCTGATATAGTAAAAGACCTGATGCAGATAGAAAAAAGGGTTTTTTTAATGGAGAGGGAAAAAAAACTTGGTCTTGGGACGGCGTATGTGAGTGGCTTCAAATGGGGGTTGGAAAAAGGTTATGATATTTTCTTCGAAATAGATGCCGACCTTTCACATGATCCTAATGAAATACCCAATTTTATATCAAAAATCAAAGAGGGTTATGACCTTGTGGTAGGTTCCAGATATGTTCACGGCACTATCAGCGTTGTGGGCTGGGATTTTAAAAGATTGTTGCTATCAAAATTTGCAAACTGGTATGCAACTACAATTTTAGGGGTGAAGTATTTGACGGATATAACAAGTGGTTTTAGGGCATATACGAAAAATGCTCTGGAAAAGATAGATTTAGCTAATATAAAATCTAATGGGTACGCCTTTCAGATTGAAATGGTATATAAGCTACATAAATTGGGTTGTAAAATTACAGAAATTCCGATAATATTTTACGAGAGGGGGGCAGGATCTTCAAAAATGAGTAGAAAAATAGCCTTTGAAGCTGCTATTATGGTATGGAGGCTTAAATTTGGGAGAAATTAA
- a CDS encoding prepilin-type N-terminal cleavage/methylation domain-containing protein, with amino-acid sequence MKSVKKGFTLIELLVVVAIIAILAAIAIPQFAKYRENAAKASAVADAKNIATAIESYYADTQSFPSSISDGSIVPLGTQTFSLSKNNSFKGYYYNNPSYTFVVSNTAFNRSVTFNSATGGVDVNVW; translated from the coding sequence ATGAAAAGTGTAAAAAAAGGTTTTACGCTCATCGAGCTATTGGTAGTTGTGGCAATTATTGCAATCCTTGCCGCAATCGCTATACCACAGTTTGCAAAGTATAGGGAGAATGCTGCAAAAGCTTCGGCGGTTGCCGATGCGAAAAATATCGCGACTGCTATAGAATCTTATTATGCAGATACCCAGAGTTTTCCTTCCAGCATAAGTGATGGTAGTATTGTCCCATTGGGTACGCAGACTTTTTCTCTAAGTAAAAATAACAGTTTCAAAGGGTATTATTATAATAACCCATCTTATACGTTTGTTGTTTCAAATACTGCTTTTAATAGAAGTGTAACATTTAACTCTGCTACTGGCGGAGTAGATGTAAATGTATGGTAA
- a CDS encoding mucoidy inhibitor MuiA family protein: protein MKKIFFIGIIFVMFAAVSYGGSIELSGKISSITVFSDSALVKKMIDVKVARGENLFSIINLPLMMDDASLKIKPIECTGVKIKDIKIQKTFLNTGQNPRVDQLNKMLNELNDRISLLTNEKNVINSTLEYIKKANANQKLSIQELEGLINFNEKTMSAKLERLVYLDRELEKLELNRSSVLEEINLLKNRNKETKVVQLVIASEKGESLKMEVSYLVRGVSWVSSYEINANSTNEKIAIGHFVNIKQATGEDWTNVDIEVSTARPSSGRLPEIFPIYLEKYLPQFGYKKGGDFLEESVMSKANKSIAFIEPEIKEEATSFLFKVPYKVNIPSDNNFYRFQIAEKENKGEFFYYAIPKMEKSAFLKATVKNSFGYPLLQGNASIYLDGIYVAKVNLNKTMPDEEIEVSLGKDESIKVDRKQLKRFTEYVGFGNKNVKVSYEYIITIQNTKKNGIILNVKDQFPVSRDEMIKVNQIEPTKDRAIISDDGIISWNLSLSPKEKKELSVKYSVEYPKDYKVSGLE, encoded by the coding sequence ATGAAGAAGATCTTTTTTATAGGGATCATTTTTGTAATGTTTGCGGCGGTATCTTATGGGGGGAGTATTGAGCTGTCTGGAAAGATAAGCTCTATTACGGTTTTTTCTGATTCCGCTCTGGTTAAAAAAATGATTGACGTAAAGGTTGCCAGAGGGGAAAATTTGTTTAGTATCATAAATTTGCCTTTGATGATGGATGATGCTTCTTTGAAGATTAAACCAATTGAGTGCACAGGCGTAAAAATAAAGGATATAAAAATACAGAAAACCTTTTTAAACACCGGGCAAAACCCCCGTGTGGATCAACTCAACAAGATGCTAAATGAGTTAAATGACAGAATTTCACTTCTTACCAATGAAAAGAATGTCATAAATAGTACGCTTGAATACATAAAGAAGGCTAATGCGAATCAGAAGTTGAGTATTCAGGAGCTTGAAGGATTGATAAATTTTAATGAAAAGACCATGTCGGCAAAGCTGGAAAGATTGGTGTATCTGGATAGGGAGCTTGAAAAGCTTGAGCTTAATAGATCGTCAGTTCTGGAAGAGATAAATCTTTTAAAAAATCGCAATAAAGAGACAAAAGTTGTTCAGCTTGTGATTGCATCTGAAAAAGGGGAAAGTTTGAAAATGGAGGTTTCTTATCTGGTGAGAGGGGTAAGCTGGGTGAGTTCTTATGAAATAAATGCAAATTCCACAAACGAAAAGATTGCCATTGGACATTTTGTGAATATAAAGCAGGCTACAGGAGAGGATTGGACAAATGTGGATATTGAGGTCTCCACCGCCAGACCCTCATCAGGAAGGCTTCCGGAGATATTCCCCATTTATCTTGAAAAATATCTTCCGCAATTTGGTTATAAAAAGGGAGGGGATTTTCTGGAAGAGAGTGTTATGTCAAAGGCTAACAAGTCTATAGCATTTATTGAGCCGGAGATAAAGGAAGAGGCAACATCTTTCCTATTTAAAGTACCTTATAAGGTGAATATCCCGTCTGATAATAATTTTTACAGGTTTCAAATAGCTGAAAAGGAAAACAAAGGGGAGTTTTTTTACTATGCGATACCAAAGATGGAGAAATCGGCATTTTTAAAAGCCACTGTGAAAAACAGTTTTGGCTACCCATTACTTCAGGGGAATGCATCAATCTATCTTGATGGTATCTATGTGGCAAAGGTAAACCTTAATAAGACGATGCCGGATGAAGAGATAGAGGTTTCTTTAGGGAAGGATGAAAGTATAAAAGTGGATAGAAAACAGCTAAAAAGATTTACCGAATACGTTGGGTTTGGGAATAAGAACGTAAAGGTGAGCTATGAGTATATCATTACGATCCAGAATACGAAGAAGAACGGAATCATCTTAAACGTAAAAGATCAGTTTCCCGTATCGAGGGATGAAATGATAAAGGTAAACCAGATAGAGCCTACAAAGGATAGGGCTATAATATCTGATGATGGTATAATATCCTGGAACCTCAGTCTATCCCCGAAAGAAAAAAAGGAGTTATCGGTGAAATACAGCGTGGAGTATCCGAAAGATTATAAGGTATCAGGATTGGAGTAG